Proteins from a single region of Streptomyces vinaceus:
- a CDS encoding TRADD-N-associated membrane domain-containing protein, whose product MGEWVAGGAGLLAVVGAGVAYVLLDRVAREGFERRRDAERVRLLAQVAEPPADTGDPKYADVGGLPAPRRDGHGDAEFTSVLVEYYAYGLTQARSSFVTSQRFAGVGAAILLLGVALAVWKAESSGELYLGVVTSSVGLVITLVGQLFHRRADAALRHMAAQTASLREDRRAAASMQRAVELLEEVADPVLRARLQAGLIMKLSGAELPQ is encoded by the coding sequence ATGGGTGAGTGGGTGGCGGGGGGTGCCGGGCTGCTGGCCGTCGTGGGCGCCGGCGTGGCGTACGTACTGCTGGACCGGGTGGCCCGGGAGGGGTTCGAGCGGCGGCGGGATGCCGAGCGGGTGCGGTTGCTGGCGCAGGTGGCCGAGCCCCCGGCGGACACGGGGGACCCGAAGTACGCCGATGTCGGGGGGCTGCCGGCTCCGCGGCGGGACGGGCACGGGGACGCCGAGTTCACGTCCGTGCTGGTCGAGTACTACGCCTACGGGCTGACGCAGGCGCGCAGCAGCTTCGTCACCAGCCAGCGGTTCGCCGGGGTGGGGGCCGCCATCCTGCTGCTCGGGGTGGCGCTCGCCGTGTGGAAGGCCGAGAGCAGCGGCGAGCTGTACCTCGGGGTGGTCACGAGCTCGGTGGGGCTGGTGATCACGCTCGTCGGGCAGCTGTTCCACCGGCGGGCCGATGCGGCGCTCCGGCACATGGCCGCCCAGACGGCCTCCCTGCGCGAGGACCGGCGGGCCGCCGCGTCGATGCAGCGGGCCGTCGAGCTGCTGGAGGAGGTCGCCGACCCGGTGCTGCGGGCGCGCTTGCAGGCGGGTCTGATCATGAAGTTGTCCGGCGCCGAGCTGCCCCAGTAG
- a CDS encoding DUF2277 domain-containing protein, which yields MCRSIKTLRPPALPEKATEEEIRAAALQYVRKVSGFRAPAAHNQEVFEAAVEAIAEATRDLLEGLQVRGAAATATATA from the coding sequence ATGTGCCGTTCCATTAAGACCCTGCGCCCGCCCGCCCTCCCCGAGAAGGCCACGGAGGAGGAGATCCGCGCCGCCGCCCTGCAGTACGTACGGAAGGTGTCCGGCTTCCGGGCGCCCGCCGCCCACAACCAGGAGGTCTTCGAGGCCGCCGTGGAGGCGATCGCCGAGGCGACGCGGGACCTGCTGGAGGGTTTGCAGGTCAGGGGCGCTGCCGCCACTGCCACCGCCACCGCCTAG
- a CDS encoding DedA family protein: MFETLGSLTASPWIYAVVAVSIVLDVFLPVLPSGVLVITAAAAAAAAGAAGPVPVAVPAQVPDILALLVIATTSSVLGDMAAFRLARRGGARLDRAIARSRRLTRAHERLGTALARGGGALVVIARFAPAGRSVVSLGAGKTHRKVMEFLPWSVLAGMAWAGYSVALGYFGTQWLGATWLGTAVSVIALFAAGALAAFVIRRPVPTAAPAA; this comes from the coding sequence TTGTTTGAGACGCTGGGGTCGCTGACCGCGAGCCCGTGGATCTACGCCGTGGTGGCGGTGTCCATCGTGCTCGACGTCTTCCTGCCGGTGCTGCCCAGCGGGGTTCTGGTGATCACCGCCGCGGCGGCCGCCGCGGCCGCCGGTGCGGCGGGTCCGGTGCCCGTGGCGGTTCCGGCGCAGGTGCCGGACATCCTCGCGCTGCTGGTGATCGCCACGACCTCGTCGGTACTGGGTGACATGGCCGCATTCCGGCTGGCCCGGCGCGGCGGGGCCCGGCTGGACCGTGCGATCGCCCGGTCCCGTCGGCTGACCCGCGCCCACGAACGCCTGGGCACGGCCCTGGCCCGTGGCGGCGGTGCCCTGGTGGTGATCGCCCGCTTCGCCCCGGCCGGCCGCTCGGTGGTGTCCCTCGGCGCGGGCAAGACCCACCGCAAGGTCATGGAGTTCCTGCCCTGGTCGGTGCTGGCGGGCATGGCGTGGGCCGGGTACAGCGTGGCCCTCGGCTACTTCGGCACCCAGTGGCTCGGCGCCACCTGGCTCGGCACGGCGGTCTCCGTGATCGCCCTCTTCGCCGCGGGCGCCCTGGCGGCCTTCGTCATCCGCCGCCCCGTCCCTACGGCGGCCCCGGCAGCCTAG
- a CDS encoding alkaline phosphatase D family protein, with protein sequence MAGLRLGPLLRYVDWDTGGSATIWIEADRPCQAEVRCADGAGGSVRTFQIAGHHYALVPVTGLAPGSTTAYEVLLDGVRVWPLPGTAFPPSTITTPAVAAAGRPAPGLRLTFGSCRQAAPPAGRHGPHGPDALDTLAARLAADPDEVRPDVLLLLGDQVYADQLSQETRRWLAARRDLREPPGAQVADYEEYTRLYYESWLDPEIRWLLSTVPSLQIFDDHDVVDDWNTSAAWLAEMRATPWWPERVLSGLMSYWVYQHLGNLSPAELAADPLYEAVRAAPDGTDALRAFAAAADADPSSVRWSYRRDFGRSRLLMVDTRAARVLAEGGRAMLDPAEQQWLRDNALAGHGGYDHLLIGSSLPWLMPPLIHDAETWNAALCRGERGPRWARIGEDLRRRSDLEHWAAFPASFAALSDLIEEVGTGPRAPATVCVLSGDVHHAYVAEPRIPSTARVFQLTCSPVHNSIHAAVKWGFRLGWSRTGRWLGRGFSRHGRTGRPPLSWRRTGGPWFGNQLMTLALAGRSARLRLDQAHKARKGQRTARLVTVLDRELTSTAATASAAGPGGGTEGAYGPS encoded by the coding sequence ATGGCCGGGTTGCGTCTGGGGCCACTGCTTCGCTACGTCGACTGGGACACAGGCGGTTCGGCCACGATATGGATCGAGGCCGACCGCCCCTGTCAGGCCGAGGTGCGGTGCGCCGACGGGGCCGGCGGCAGCGTGCGCACCTTCCAGATCGCCGGGCACCACTACGCCCTGGTGCCCGTGACCGGCTTGGCCCCGGGGAGCACCACGGCGTACGAGGTGCTGCTCGACGGCGTGCGCGTCTGGCCCCTGCCGGGCACGGCCTTCCCGCCGAGCACGATCACCACGCCCGCCGTCGCCGCTGCCGGGCGGCCGGCCCCGGGGCTGCGGCTGACCTTCGGCTCGTGCCGGCAGGCCGCGCCGCCGGCCGGCCGGCACGGGCCGCACGGTCCGGACGCCCTCGATACGCTCGCCGCGCGCCTGGCGGCCGATCCGGACGAGGTGCGGCCGGATGTGCTCCTCCTGCTGGGCGACCAGGTGTATGCGGACCAGCTGTCGCAGGAGACCAGACGGTGGCTCGCGGCGAGGCGGGACCTGCGCGAGCCTCCCGGCGCCCAGGTCGCGGACTACGAGGAGTACACGCGGCTGTATTACGAGTCCTGGCTCGACCCGGAGATTCGCTGGCTGCTGTCCACCGTCCCCAGCCTGCAGATATTCGACGACCACGACGTCGTGGACGACTGGAACACGAGCGCGGCCTGGCTGGCGGAGATGCGGGCGACGCCCTGGTGGCCGGAGCGGGTGCTCAGCGGGCTGATGTCGTACTGGGTGTACCAGCACCTGGGGAACCTCTCGCCGGCCGAGCTCGCGGCCGATCCGCTGTACGAAGCCGTACGGGCGGCCCCGGACGGTACCGACGCCCTGCGGGCCTTCGCCGCCGCGGCCGATGCCGATCCGAGCTCGGTGCGCTGGAGCTACCGGCGGGACTTCGGCCGCTCGCGGCTGCTGATGGTGGACACGCGGGCGGCGCGGGTGCTGGCCGAGGGCGGGCGGGCGATGCTCGACCCCGCGGAGCAGCAGTGGCTCCGTGACAACGCCCTCGCCGGGCACGGCGGTTACGACCACCTCCTCATCGGGTCGTCGCTGCCGTGGCTGATGCCCCCGCTGATCCATGACGCGGAGACGTGGAACGCCGCGTTGTGCCGCGGCGAGCGGGGGCCGCGGTGGGCGCGGATCGGGGAGGATCTGCGGCGGCGCAGCGATCTGGAGCACTGGGCGGCGTTCCCGGCCTCCTTCGCGGCGCTGAGCGATCTGATCGAGGAGGTGGGGACGGGGCCGCGGGCACCGGCGACGGTGTGCGTGCTGTCGGGGGACGTGCATCACGCGTATGTGGCCGAGCCGCGCATACCCAGCACGGCGCGGGTTTTCCAGTTGACGTGCTCCCCGGTGCACAACTCGATCCACGCGGCGGTGAAGTGGGGCTTCCGGCTGGGCTGGTCGCGGACGGGCCGATGGCTGGGGCGCGGGTTCTCGCGGCACGGGCGGACGGGCAGGCCTCCGCTGAGCTGGCGGCGTACGGGCGGGCCGTGGTTCGGGAACCAGCTGATGACGCTGGCGCTGGCGGGCCGTTCGGCCCGGCTCCGGCTGGACCAGGCGCACAAGGCCCGGAAGGGGCAGCGGACCGCCCGGCTGGTGACGGTGCTGGACCGGGAGCTGACGTCGACGGCAGCGACGGCGTCGGCGGCGGGGCCGGGCGGCGGCACGGAGGGTGCCTACGGCCCGAGCTGA
- a CDS encoding HNH endonuclease family protein, whose protein sequence is MPRVYARRIGVLASAATLAALTSLVSAPAAQAAPPAPISAAAARSYLATVTPKTEGSLSGYSRSLFPHWSTVSGTCNTRETVLKRDGVGVVTDSACAAVSGSWYSEYDGATWTNAADLDIDHVVPLAEAWRSGAASWTTSKRQQFANDLTRPQLIAVTDNVNQAKGDQDPGKWLPSRTAYRCTYARMWVEVKQYWGLSMDSGEKSALVGILNGC, encoded by the coding sequence ATACCCCGCGTCTACGCGCGTCGAATTGGCGTGCTCGCGTCAGCCGCCACGCTCGCCGCCCTCACCTCCCTCGTGAGCGCGCCCGCCGCCCAGGCCGCCCCGCCCGCCCCCATCAGCGCCGCGGCCGCCCGCTCCTACCTCGCCACGGTCACGCCGAAGACGGAAGGGTCCCTCAGCGGATACAGCCGCAGCCTGTTCCCGCACTGGAGCACCGTCTCCGGCACCTGCAACACCCGCGAGACCGTCCTCAAGCGCGACGGCGTCGGCGTCGTCACCGACTCCGCCTGCGCCGCCGTGAGCGGCAGCTGGTACTCCGAGTACGACGGCGCCACCTGGACCAACGCCGCCGACCTCGACATCGACCACGTCGTCCCGCTCGCCGAGGCCTGGCGCTCCGGCGCCGCTTCCTGGACCACCTCCAAGCGCCAGCAGTTCGCCAACGACCTCACCCGCCCGCAGCTCATCGCGGTGACGGACAACGTCAACCAGGCCAAGGGCGACCAAGACCCGGGCAAGTGGCTGCCGTCGCGGACCGCCTACCGCTGCACCTACGCCCGGATGTGGGTCGAGGTGAAGCAGTACTGGGGCCTGAGCATGGACTCCGGCGAGAAGTCGGCCCTGGTGGGCATCCTCAACGGCTGCTGA
- a CDS encoding TMEM165/GDT1 family protein: MFSSTFSITVTAIAFGVVFLAELPDKTALAGLMLGTRYRASYVFAGVAAAFAVHVALAIAAGSVLTLLPHRLVQAVVGVLFLAGAAMLLLKKSDGDEEVKAPADQSFWKVSGAGFMLILVAEFGDLTQIMTANLAARYDNPVSVGLGAVLALWAVAGIGILGGKTLMKYVPLRLITKVAAGVMAALAAFSLYEAIAG, translated from the coding sequence GTGTTCAGCAGTACCTTCAGCATCACTGTCACGGCGATCGCCTTCGGAGTCGTCTTCCTCGCGGAGCTCCCCGACAAGACGGCCCTCGCCGGACTGATGCTCGGCACCCGCTACCGCGCCTCGTACGTCTTCGCAGGTGTCGCCGCCGCCTTCGCCGTGCACGTCGCACTCGCCATCGCCGCGGGCAGCGTGCTCACCCTTCTCCCGCACCGGCTCGTCCAGGCCGTCGTCGGCGTCCTCTTCCTCGCGGGCGCGGCCATGCTGCTCCTGAAGAAGAGCGACGGGGACGAGGAGGTCAAGGCACCCGCCGACCAGTCCTTCTGGAAGGTTTCGGGGGCCGGATTCATGCTGATCCTGGTGGCCGAGTTCGGTGACCTGACCCAGATCATGACCGCGAACCTCGCCGCGCGGTACGACAACCCCGTCTCGGTCGGCCTCGGCGCCGTCCTGGCGCTGTGGGCGGTCGCGGGCATCGGCATCCTGGGTGGCAAGACCCTGATGAAGTACGTGCCGCTGCGCCTGATCACGAAGGTCGCGGCGGGTGTCATGGCGGCGCTGGCCGCGTTCTCGCTGTATGAGGCGATTGCGGGCTGA
- a CDS encoding HAD-IA family hydrolase, with product MSASTTTTTAPAVLTAKALLLDMDGTLVNSDAVVERCWRDWAVAHGLDPEEALKVVHGRQGYATMAILLPERPMELNYAENTVMLARETADTDGVVPIGGAAEFMAAIDGLPHALVTSADAALATARMTAAGLRMPEVRVTAESVKASKPDPEGFLMGAAELGVDPADCIVFEDSAAGIAAGLAAGMRVIGIGPRAAAHAPTAHVHDLTSIRVTTTEGGRIELTLTPPATPAPAPAPRP from the coding sequence ATGTCGGCCAGCACCACCACGACCACCGCCCCCGCCGTCCTCACCGCCAAGGCCCTGCTCCTGGACATGGACGGCACCCTCGTCAACTCGGACGCGGTGGTCGAACGCTGCTGGCGGGACTGGGCGGTCGCCCACGGGCTGGACCCGGAGGAAGCCCTGAAGGTCGTCCACGGCCGGCAGGGCTACGCCACGATGGCCATCCTCCTGCCGGAGCGCCCGATGGAGCTCAATTACGCCGAGAACACCGTGATGCTCGCCCGCGAGACCGCCGACACCGACGGCGTGGTCCCGATCGGCGGAGCGGCGGAGTTCATGGCGGCGATCGACGGGCTGCCGCACGCCCTGGTCACCTCGGCCGACGCGGCCCTGGCCACGGCCCGGATGACCGCCGCCGGCCTGCGCATGCCCGAGGTACGGGTCACGGCCGAGTCCGTCAAGGCCAGCAAGCCCGACCCCGAGGGCTTCCTCATGGGCGCGGCCGAGCTGGGCGTCGACCCCGCCGACTGCATCGTGTTCGAGGACTCGGCGGCAGGCATCGCCGCCGGCCTGGCGGCGGGCATGCGCGTGATCGGCATAGGCCCCCGGGCCGCGGCCCACGCCCCGACGGCGCACGTCCACGACCTCACGTCGATCAGGGTGACCACGACCGAGGGCGGCCGGATCGAACTGACGCTGACGCCGCCGGCGACGCCGGCACCGGCGCCGGCGCCGAGGCCGTAA
- a CDS encoding peptidoglycan-binding domain-containing protein, translated as MAGPSGGYAGGAQAPPGEDTPAYGIPVAWPDSPPQTGWPAQTVRLRAADPAGAGGGGPERRPRPGRRRRLPTVLAGAGTVVAVGTAALALGMLPRSGDGDTVLLDAKPSAPAASAAPVGPTQPGATRGPSRSASPSASASASASPSASKSASPSASPSASRSSASPSATPSTSPSRAPSSAPPKAPTLRYGDSGAEVEKMQRLLAGRGYYRGKINGRFDSRTENAVSDFQSQNGIDDDWGVYGPETRRALEGTG; from the coding sequence ATGGCCGGCCCTTCGGGCGGGTACGCCGGTGGCGCGCAGGCGCCGCCGGGCGAGGACACTCCGGCGTACGGCATACCCGTGGCCTGGCCGGACTCCCCGCCGCAGACGGGCTGGCCGGCGCAGACGGTCCGCCTGCGGGCGGCCGACCCGGCGGGGGCCGGGGGCGGGGGTCCCGAGAGACGACCCCGCCCCGGCCGCCGACGGCGGCTCCCGACGGTCCTGGCCGGCGCGGGCACCGTGGTCGCCGTGGGCACCGCGGCCCTGGCGCTGGGCATGCTCCCCCGCTCCGGTGACGGCGACACGGTCCTGCTGGACGCCAAGCCGTCGGCACCCGCCGCGAGCGCGGCCCCGGTCGGTCCGACGCAGCCGGGCGCCACGCGCGGCCCCTCCCGCTCCGCCTCGCCGTCGGCGTCGGCTTCGGCCTCCGCGTCGCCGAGCGCCTCGAAGTCCGCTTCCCCCTCCGCCTCGCCCTCGGCCTCCCGCAGCTCGGCATCCCCGTCCGCGACCCCGTCGACGAGCCCGAGCCGCGCACCGAGCTCCGCCCCGCCGAAGGCTCCGACGCTGCGGTACGGGGACTCGGGCGCGGAGGTGGAGAAGATGCAGCGGCTGCTGGCGGGGCGGGGCTACTACCGCGGGAAGATCAACGGCCGGTTCGACAGCCGTACGGAGAACGCCGTCTCGGATTTCCAGTCGCAGAACGGCATCGACGACGACTGGGGCGTCTACGGACCGGAAACCCGGCGGGCCTTGGAGGGCACGGGCTGA
- a CDS encoding MDR family MFS transporter, whose product MAQDVTTDPAEPDPVPDPQRSGPAAEHASREVLVSIGALLLGLLIAALDQTIVSTALPTIVSELGGMEHLSWVVTAYMLAATAATPLWGKLGDQYGRKKLFQGAIVLFLIGSALCGLAQDMPQLIGFRALQGLGGGGLIVLSMAIVGDIVPPRERGKYQGLFGAVFGATSVLGPLLGGLFVDNLSWRWVFYINLPIGLVALVVIAAVLHIPVRRLKHTIDYLGTFLIACVATCLVLVASLGGTWGWGSTQIIGLAVLGAVLLAVFLFVERRAVEPVLPLGLFRIRTFTLCSVISFIIGFAMFGAMVYLPTFLQVVQGVSPTLSGVHMLPMVLGMLIASTASGQIVSRTGRWKVFPIAGTGVTAIGLLLLHQLERTSGTWEMSIYFFVFGTGLGLVMQVLVLVVQNSVSYADLGVATSGATFFRSIGASFGVAIFGTIFTNRLDGKLATAFAGLPVPPGTAALVEADPRAIGRLPVELRPRVLDAYASSITDVFLYAVPVVLLAFVIAWFLKEDVLRASVTAPDVTETLASNPVHRSSREEVARALTVLGTREGRRHVYEKITEKAGLDLLPAASWLLLRIKKYGSADPAMLAERTTVPLKVITDAARQLEERGLAVREGLPLVMTERGREEAEKLADAREESLAELLGDWWGPDRPTDLVKLVKEINAELCGSDAEEPYDSAARRDHAAP is encoded by the coding sequence ATGGCTCAGGATGTGACCACGGACCCCGCGGAACCCGACCCGGTTCCCGACCCGCAACGGTCCGGCCCGGCCGCCGAACACGCTTCGCGCGAGGTCCTCGTCTCCATCGGGGCCCTGCTGCTCGGCCTGCTGATCGCCGCCCTCGACCAGACCATCGTCTCCACGGCGCTGCCCACGATCGTCAGCGAGCTGGGCGGGATGGAGCACCTGTCCTGGGTCGTCACCGCGTACATGCTGGCCGCCACCGCCGCCACGCCGCTGTGGGGCAAGCTCGGCGACCAGTACGGACGCAAGAAGCTGTTCCAGGGCGCCATCGTGCTCTTCCTCATCGGATCGGCGCTGTGCGGGCTCGCCCAGGACATGCCGCAGCTCATCGGGTTCCGCGCCCTGCAGGGCCTGGGCGGCGGCGGGCTGATCGTGCTGTCGATGGCGATCGTCGGCGACATCGTCCCGCCGCGCGAGCGCGGCAAGTACCAGGGCCTCTTCGGCGCCGTCTTCGGCGCGACCAGTGTCCTCGGGCCGCTGCTGGGCGGTCTGTTCGTCGACAACCTGTCCTGGCGCTGGGTCTTCTACATCAACCTGCCCATCGGCCTCGTCGCCCTCGTCGTCATCGCCGCGGTCCTGCACATCCCCGTGCGGCGGTTGAAGCACACCATCGACTACCTCGGCACGTTCCTCATCGCCTGCGTCGCCACCTGCCTCGTGCTCGTCGCCTCCCTCGGCGGGACCTGGGGCTGGGGCTCGACCCAGATCATCGGACTGGCCGTCCTCGGCGCCGTACTGCTCGCCGTCTTCCTCTTCGTGGAGCGGCGGGCCGTCGAACCCGTCCTGCCCCTGGGACTGTTCCGGATCCGCACCTTCACCCTCTGCTCGGTGATCAGCTTCATCATCGGGTTCGCGATGTTCGGCGCGATGGTCTACCTGCCGACCTTCCTCCAGGTCGTCCAGGGCGTCTCGCCCACCCTGTCCGGCGTCCACATGCTGCCGATGGTGCTGGGCATGCTCATCGCCTCCACCGCCTCCGGCCAGATCGTCAGCCGCACCGGACGCTGGAAGGTCTTCCCGATCGCGGGTACGGGCGTGACGGCGATCGGGCTGCTCCTGCTGCACCAGCTGGAGCGCACCAGCGGCACCTGGGAGATGAGCATCTACTTCTTCGTCTTCGGCACCGGACTGGGTCTGGTCATGCAGGTGCTGGTCCTGGTCGTGCAGAACTCCGTCAGTTACGCCGACCTCGGCGTCGCCACCTCCGGCGCCACCTTCTTCCGTTCCATCGGCGCCTCCTTCGGCGTCGCGATCTTCGGCACGATCTTCACGAACCGGCTCGACGGCAAGCTGGCCACCGCCTTCGCCGGGCTTCCGGTGCCGCCCGGTACGGCCGCGCTGGTCGAGGCCGATCCGCGGGCCATCGGGCGGCTGCCCGTCGAGCTGCGGCCGCGCGTGCTCGACGCGTACGCCTCCTCCATCACCGACGTCTTCCTCTACGCCGTGCCCGTCGTCCTCCTCGCCTTCGTCATCGCCTGGTTCCTCAAGGAGGACGTGTTGCGCGCTTCGGTCACCGCGCCCGACGTCACCGAGACCCTCGCCTCCAACCCCGTCCACCGTTCCTCGCGCGAGGAGGTCGCCCGCGCACTGACCGTCCTCGGCACCCGCGAGGGCCGCCGCCACGTCTACGAGAAGATCACCGAGAAGGCCGGCCTCGACCTGCTGCCCGCCGCGAGCTGGCTGCTGCTGCGGATCAAGAAGTACGGCTCCGCCGATCCCGCGATGCTGGCGGAGCGGACCACCGTGCCGCTGAAGGTGATCACCGACGCCGCGCGACAGCTCGAAGAACGCGGGCTGGCCGTACGGGAGGGGCTGCCGCTGGTCATGACCGAGCGCGGCCGCGAGGAGGCGGAGAAGCTGGCCGACGCCCGCGAGGAGTCGCTCGCCGAACTGCTCGGCGACTGGTGGGGCCCGGACCGGCCGACGGACCTGGTCAAGCTGGTCAAGGAGATCAACGCGGAGCTCTGCGGGTCCGACGCGGAGGAGCCCTACGACTCCGCGGCCCGCCGCGACCACGCCGCGCCCTGA
- a CDS encoding GNAT family N-acetyltransferase gives MSAGSTLLATAGNWTVSAEHFATPEATALRRAYYAEVAGRYWKRSVTEAEIDEGLRDDPADGLAPPTGRFVVGRLAGTPRACGGIRLLDPVTAELTRVYVDPRARGTGGGAALLTALEASARALGAERVRLDTRSDLVEARALYAREGYAEIPAYNAGPYAEHWFEKPLI, from the coding sequence ATGAGCGCCGGATCCACCCTCCTCGCGACGGCCGGCAACTGGACCGTCTCCGCCGAGCACTTCGCCACGCCCGAGGCCACCGCGCTGCGCCGCGCGTACTACGCGGAGGTCGCCGGCCGGTACTGGAAGCGGTCCGTCACGGAGGCCGAGATCGACGAGGGGCTGCGGGACGATCCGGCCGACGGCCTCGCCCCGCCTACGGGCCGGTTCGTGGTCGGCCGCCTCGCCGGAACGCCCCGGGCCTGCGGCGGCATACGGCTGCTCGACCCCGTCACCGCCGAGCTCACGAGGGTGTACGTGGACCCGCGCGCCCGCGGTACGGGCGGCGGGGCGGCGCTCCTCACGGCCCTGGAGGCGTCCGCCCGCGCCCTGGGCGCCGAGCGGGTCCGCCTCGACACCCGCTCGGACCTGGTGGAGGCCCGAGCGTTGTACGCGCGCGAGGGCTACGCGGAGATACCCGCGTACAACGCGGGCCCGTACGCGGAGCACTGGTTCGAGAAGCCCCTGATCTGA
- a CDS encoding nuclear transport factor 2 family protein — protein sequence MSEHPDAALIRRGYEAFGKGDMEMMGTLMTADVIHHVPGSNPLSGHHKGREAVLDLYRRLGEETNGTFQVDLHAVLVDGRGHVMAFHTARGDRGDHGIEIQGGLFFTIVGGKITDIDECTQDIDEEDRFWG from the coding sequence ATGTCCGAGCACCCTGACGCTGCCCTGATCCGCCGCGGCTACGAGGCCTTCGGCAAGGGCGACATGGAGATGATGGGCACGCTGATGACGGCCGACGTCATCCACCACGTCCCGGGCAGCAATCCCCTCTCCGGCCACCACAAGGGCCGGGAAGCCGTCCTCGACCTGTACCGGAGGCTCGGCGAGGAGACCAACGGCACCTTCCAGGTCGATCTGCACGCGGTGCTGGTCGACGGCCGGGGTCACGTCATGGCCTTCCACACGGCCCGGGGCGACCGCGGGGACCACGGGATCGAGATCCAGGGAGGCCTCTTCTTCACGATCGTCGGCGGGAAGATCACCGACATCGACGAGTGCACGCAGGACATCGACGAGGAGGACCGCTTCTGGGGCTGA
- a CDS encoding antibiotic biosynthesis monooxygenase family protein — MSIVKINALTVPAEQREVLEQRFASRAGAVEGSDGFEWFELLRPVEGTDQYLVYTRWRSEEDFQAWMEGPMKAAHQGGGGGAGGGERPKPAASGSAVWSFEVVQQAAPKPQG; from the coding sequence ATGAGCATCGTGAAGATCAACGCACTGACCGTCCCCGCTGAGCAGCGGGAAGTCCTGGAGCAGCGGTTCGCCTCGCGGGCGGGGGCCGTGGAGGGTTCGGACGGGTTCGAGTGGTTCGAGCTGCTTCGTCCCGTCGAGGGCACGGACCAGTACCTGGTGTACACGCGGTGGCGGTCGGAGGAGGACTTCCAGGCGTGGATGGAAGGGCCCATGAAGGCGGCGCACCAGGGTGGGGGCGGTGGCGCGGGCGGCGGCGAGCGCCCGAAGCCGGCGGCCTCGGGGTCGGCGGTGTGGTCGTTCGAGGTCGTGCAGCAGGCGGCGCCGAAGCCGCAGGGCTGA